In Mercenaria mercenaria strain notata chromosome 13, MADL_Memer_1, whole genome shotgun sequence, a single window of DNA contains:
- the LOC128547704 gene encoding uncharacterized protein LOC128547704, with the protein MDEYKVKTPSINWDSRDLKTEFKKFKTHCNFMFGGPLNSKSEEQKVNYLMLWVGEKGRDIYSTWTLSNDDKKKLEPHFTKLEEYCEPKSNVIYSRYLLKSRVQKQDETFEQFVTDLKLLIRDCGYPEDRYDETVRDHIVFGVKSHKTWESLIRKGSDLKLQDCLDIARTHEISQTQVKEMESEDKSLHGIKRKPSVSKKKTFQPKQSGAKYFQPRICLKCGYQHTTATCPANGKTCRKCKKPGHFEKMCKSKSQRKSRYGKVHMMDNFSESDSDTSGEFEYMGISTSNKSVNSVTHDMTVQVRVNGICIPMQLDTGAKCNVMSVKILKKLGIKGNIKNTRVNLKSYSGHTMKPIGIGCLPKKHHIEIEKDAKPIVNPPRNVPVKLRSRVKDELDRMLEEGIIVKENEPTDWVNNMVTVVKPNGSLRICLDPSDLNKCIKRPHYPLKTIEDVVTRIPNAKVFSKLDCVSSFWQVELDEESSKLCTFNSCFGKFRFLRMPFGIKSASEVFQNVISEILDDIDGVEVIMDDILVTGTNTEEHDQRLKEVLQRLEDNNLKLSKDKCDIRKSSVSYVGHTLTSDGLKPDPEKIRAVLDIKPPQNKQQVKTFIGFIQYLSKFLPMLSEKTEILRRILKTDVIFYWGKQEDECLNELKRMITNTPVLAYYDPKLDVTLQCDSSSKGLGCAILQRGKPLAFASCALTKTQMNYSQLEKECFR; encoded by the exons ATGGATGAATATAAAGTGAAAACACCTTCTATCAACTGGGATTCTAGAGACTTAAAAACGgaatttaaaaagttcaaaacgcactgtaattttatgtttggtGGACCTTTGAATTCAAAGTCGGAAGAACAGAAAGTCAATTATTTGATGTTATGGGTAGGCGAGAAAGGAAGAGATATTTATTCTACATGGACTCTAAGTAATGATGACAAAAAGAAACTGGAACCCCATTTCACAAAACTAGAAGAATATTGTGAACCAAAGTCGAACGTTATCTATTCACGATATCTGTTGAAATCAAGAGTACAGAAACAAGATGAAACTTTTGAACAATTTGTCACAGATTTGAAATTATTGATAAGAGATTGTGGCTACCCAGAAGACAGATATGATGAAACTGTGCGAGATCACATAGTGTTTGGAGTAAAATCGCATAAAACTTGGGAAAGCTTAATTAGGAAAGGTTCAGATTTAAAACTGCAAGACTGTTTGGACATTGCCAGAACCCATGAAATATCTCAAACACAAGTAAAAGAAATGGAGTCGGAAGACAAATCCTTGCATGGAATCAAACGAAAACCTTcagtatcaaagaaaaaaacatttcaaccAAAACAATCAGGAGCGAAATACTTTCAACCAAGGATATGCCTTAAATGTGGATATCAGCATACCACAGCTACGTGCCCTGCTAATGGAAAAACTTGTAGGAAATGTAAGAAACCCGgacattttgagaaaatgtgtAAATCAAAATCCCAGAGGAAATCTAGATACGGTAAAGTACACATGATGGACAACTTTTCAGAAAGTGACAGTGATACCAGCGGAGAATTTGAATATATGGGAATTTCAACAAGTAACAAAAGTGTAAATTCTGTTACACATGACATGACAGTGCAAGTAAGGGTGAATGGAATTTGCATACCTATGCAACTGGATACAGGTGCAAAGTGCAATGTTATGagtgtgaaaattttgaaaaaactgggAATTAAAGGAAATATCAAGAATACAAGGGTTAACTTGAAATCTTATAGTGGACACACAATGAAGCCCATAG gtATAGGATGCCTTCCGAAAAAGCAtcatattgaaatagaaaaagatgCAAAACCCATTGTAAACCCGCCGAGAAATGTGCCAGTAAAACTGCGTTCGAGAGTCAAGGACGAACTCGACAGAATGCTTGAAGAAGGAATAATTGTAAAAGAAAATGAGCCTACGGACTGGGTAAACAATATGGTGACTGTAGTGAAACCGAACGGTTCTCTTAGGATCTGCTTGGATCCATCCGATTTGAACAAATGTATCAAAAGGCCACACTATCCATTGAAAACAATAGAAGATGTAGTCACAAGAATTCCAAATGCCAAAGTATTCTCGAAGCTTGACTGTGTATCTTCATTTTGGCAAGTTGAGCTAGATGAAGAAAGTTCGAAATTATGCACCTTCAACTCGTGCTTTGGAAAATTTCGATTTTTGAGAATGCCATTCGGAATAAAATCAGCCAGTGAGGTATTTCAAAACGTGATTTCTGAAATTCTGGATGATATAGATGGCGTTGAAGTCATTATGGATGACATATTAGTCACAGGCACAAATACAGAAGAACATGATCAAAGACTAAAAGAAGTTTTGCAAAGATTAGAAGATAATAATCTTAAGCTTAGCAAGGACAAATGTGACATAAGGAAAAGCTCTGTGTCATATGTTGGACATACTTTGACAAGTGATGGATTAAAACCGGACCCTGAGAAAATAAGAGCTGTGTTGGACATAAAACCtcctcaaaacaaacaacaagtgAAAACTTTCATTGGATTTATTCAATACCTAAGTAAATTTCTTCCAATGTTATCGGAGAAAACTGAAATTCTTCGTAGAATTCTAAAAACAGATGTTATTTTCTATTGGGGAAAACAAGAAGATGAATGTTTGAACGAATTAAAACGTATGATTACCAATACACCTGTGTTAGCATACTACGACCCGAAGCTAGACGTTACGTTGCAATGCGATAGCAGTTCTAAAGGACTGGGATGTGCGATCCTCCAACGTGGCAAGCCGTTAGCATTTGCAAGTTGTGCTCtaacaaaaacacaaatgaaTTACAGTCAGTTGGAAAAAGAATGCTTTCGATAG
- the LOC128547703 gene encoding uncharacterized protein K02A2.6-like: protein MYLADALSRSYLSDSDQCSVEDYDILLCDYISVSDSDREVIESAIKHDNEMNMLKHVVKHGWPDKRYEVDMQIRAYWNYRDEITQIENLLFKGTKLIIPRAMRKVMIERIQEMHLGTVKCKAKARDALFWPSMTKDIEEKVSSCGICARYQSRNPKEPLIPHEIPDRPWSKIGIDIFERKGHSYLISVCYYSKWPEISKLENTTSQCVIGYLKSHMSRYGIPDEVISDNARNFTSFEFEQFAKSYGFKHTTSSPNFPSSNGQVERCIQTIKRLVNKNDLDPNLAVMDYKNTELDGVGLSPAQLFLNRRLKTKLPIAKELLKPDNSKEISEKLSKRQQKQKFYYDRHAQRKALKPLQNGENVIFRHNDKWQEGKVKSKHEILILWRTRMENNIGEIADI, encoded by the coding sequence ATGTATCTCGCTGATGCACTTAGCAGATCATACTTGAGTGACAGTGACCAATGTTCTGTTGAAGATTATGACATATTGTTGTGTGACTATATTTCTGTCTCAGACAGTGACAGGGAAGTAATAGAATCTGCCATAAAACATGACAATGAAATGAACATGCTGAAACATGTAGTAAAACATGGATGGCCTGATAAGAGATATGAAGTAGATATGCAAATACGTGCATATTGGAACTATAGAGATGAAATTACGCAAATCGAGAACTTATTGTTCAAAGGAACAAAGTTGATAATTCCAAGAGCAATGCGAAAAGTCATGATCGAAAGAATACAGGAAATGCATCTTGGGACAGTGAAATGCAAAGCAAAAGCTAGAGATGCTTTGTTTTGGCCTTCGATGACCAAAGACATTGAAGAAAAAGTCAGCAGTTGTGGAATATGTGCTCGATACCAATCGAGGAATCCAAAGGAACCTCTAATTCCACATGAAATTCCTGACAGACCATGGAGTAAAATAGGAATCGATATTTTCGAGAGAAAGGGACATTCGTATCTGATCTCAGTATGTTATTACTCTAAATGGCCtgaaatttcaaagttagaaaataCGACAAGTCAATGTGTGATTGGATATTTAAAATCACATATGTCGAGATATGGAATACCAGACGAGGTGATAAGTGACAATGCCAGAAACTTTACAAGTTTTGAATTTGAACAGTTCGCTAAAAGCTATGGATTTAAACACACAACCTCGAGTCCCAACTTTCCAAGTTCAAATGGTCAAGTGGAGCGTTGTATTCAAACTATCAAACGGTTAGTCAACAAGAATGATCTTGATCCAAATTTAGCAGTAATGGATTACAAAAATACGGAACTAGATGGAGTAGGTCTGTCACCTGCACAATTGTTCCTGAACCGAAGATTGAAAACAAAGTTACCCATTGCTAAGGAACTATTGAAACCTGACAATTCTAAAGAAATATCAGAGAAACTCTCAAAACGTCAGcagaaacagaaattttattatgATCGGCATGCGCAAAGAAAAGCCTTGAAACCACTTCAAAATggtgaaaatgtaatatttcgtcaTAATGATAAATGGCAAGAAGGAAAAGTGAAATCGAAACATGAAATTCTTATATTGTGGAGAACAAGGATGGAAAACAATATAGGCGAAATCGCAGACATTTGA